The sequence GTGCATTCATGTAACTTAGAAGGCAGTGCAAGTTGCTTTCTGCCCAGTGCTATAGGAGTTACAGCAAGGAGGTTGGGGAATCATTAGTTGACAATACACGCTCTTTTTGGTCTTATGTTAATTCAGTTAGGAAAACATGTGGCTTCCCTGAAAGCAAGCATCTGGATGACAATGTTGCcggttcaaagagtgaaatatcaGAATTATTTGCCAAACACTTTTTGTCTGCGTTCAGTCACACAGGCCTTGTTGTCACTCCTAACTTaagtttgaaaatgcaatttcactGTCTGAATTGCATTTATATGTTagggaaattgataataaaatgagGTCTGTGGATACAACAAAAGATGGGGGGCCTGATGACATTCCTCCTatactaataaaaaattgttgtacATCACTACTGTATCCCATATCAGCATGGTTTCTGTAAAGGTAGATCTACTACTTCTAACTTATTAATACTACAGAATAACATTATATGTATCTGATTTTGATCGGGGGGAACAAACTGATGTCATCTCTACTGATTTCAGTAAAGCCTTTGACAAGGCCAACCATAGAGTATTTTCAGCCAAATTAGAATCTCTGGGTATATTTGGTAATTTGCTAGACTGGATTAAGAGCTATCTCTCTAATCGCCATCAATTTGTTAAGTGAAGTCAAGGCAAATCTGAGGAAAGTAACTTCTGGAGTTCCACAGGGCTCCCACTTAGGACCTTTGTTattcaaattattcattaatgatATTGGTCTCATCATTGGTCAATCAcggcaggggcacagctaggagtAGAGGCTAGGGGGggctttaggcgcaactaatagttatgggtgtgggggtattgcatacccaccagggcaagcaggagttgtgggggccctctttcagaaaaattgaagaataatggttcaaaatggcaagttttattttctgagggatatttgataaattctaacacTATTCAATCAGCAaaactgatccaaataagtaaaatggattaaacttaaacatttctctgagctctggggggggggtttaatccccaaaacccccccttgctgcaccactgaatCATGGTACTTGCCTTATGCTGATGATCTAAAGATATTTGCCACTATCAATTCACCTGATGACTGCTGTAAGTTACAGAGGAGCTTGAATGGATTGATAAAATGGAGTGAAGACAATGCAATGGCTTAGAATACTGACTAATGTTTTTACATATCTTTTAACCGGGGGTCAACATCCATTACTTACTCATATTCTTTAAAGGGTCATTCCATAAAGGAAGTTAAATTCATAAAGGATTTAGGGGTCACTTTTGATTCCAAACTTCAATTTAACTTACATTACTCCATAATTCAAGCCAAGGCTTTAAAAACTTCAGGTTTTATTTTCAGGTTTTGTCGTGATTTTAGGGATATTAACTGCTTAAAAGTGTTATATGTTTCACTTGTTAGATCTATTGTTGAGTTCTGTTCCTGTGTCTCGTCAACttattataaaattcatattaattcaaTTGTAAGAGTAagcataaatttctttaatttttggaGTACAGGTTTGGTCTTCATAATTTAGACAACGTGGCTATCCTCTCGATTTTAAATCTTAAATCGCTATATGTGCAGAGAAAGAATCTCGGTATTATATTTCTGCATAGGTTAGTTATGAGTTCAATAGATGTACCTGAATTACTACAGGCCATTACTTTCAAGGTGCCATCCAATGTTGTGAGAAACCCTGCCATATTTGGTACTCCACATCACTCTaccaattattctttcttttcaccTATATCAACCTTAATGCATGATGCTAATTCCGCCACTAAAGACATCGATACATTTAGGCATTCAAGTGACCGGCTTAAGAAGCTTcagaaaatattgcataataccTATTTTAAGGCAAGCAATGTATTTCACCtcacttacaaaatatattaaatatgtgCATTGATGTAATTGATATTGTTTCAGATTCTAGTGtgaagtttatttaatttttaatatgttgaatataattgtaattattctcTTCATTAATCTCTTTGAGATCAATTTTCTTTAATGTTGTATgatatttctgtgaaattaattactttcaagatttttttcctatatttcttatatttaataTGTTGGTAATGTTTGAAATGGGTTATTAATTAccgttaataaataaataataaaaaatagtgttAGGTAAGAGTTAAAAATGTCTTTTGTGACTACAACTGTAACATTCAAAAGCTCAAACAATGGATTCACAGAGGAGTGTTGTAACATATAGTCTCTGTTTTCTTAAGAACCTTACATCAAGCAAGCAATCACCAATTCAAGGTTTTGACCTGATGTTTGTGTTTATAACAAAGAGAAGCCTGATTAAAAATGGGGCAATCTCACTCAGACCTGAAATTGCAACTTATATTAAGAATTCATTAAATGGCAGAAAATATAAGATATGGTAAAAatgtcttttgtttttgtttttaacaactttgtGAACAACctgaaattgtaatttattttaagagttcattagatggaagggaaagataagttatggtAAAAATGTCTTCCTCATTctttcctaattaaaaaaaatgcactaaaatgcCACACGCTTCTGATGTATTGGTGACATGATAAGAGTCCCAgttcatttacatatttatttatttatatccaacttccccttaaacagcacatagaggacTTTGCAATGGAAGATTAACTAATAACAACAGAAATATCCATGCCCTGATTAGgaaccaggattcaaacccatgACCAGATGAGGCAGATGGCAgatgaggactttaccccactccCCCCGCAGCTGGCATATTCAGGGAGAACTGCTCATTGAGGAAAGGAATCTCTCACACAGGCTGATTAAAGTCATTGTTTTGTTGGGGTGGTTCTGCACTCATTGTAATATGCCTTGATGGTATGCAATACATTCTAAGTGATGATGCCTTTGTGGTTTGCTATAtatagacaagtggcttttagtattaatgaattatttctaaacattgtttttttatttgatgatataaaactttcattggagattTTTCTTAGACACTACCGTATTTCTAACTTTTCCAATAAATTAGGAAGGTAGGGGGCAACACTCGAGGTAGTATTAAAACATAAGCCTCTTTTCTTCTCAAGAACAACCCTAACATCAAATAAGCCCTCACTAATTCAGGGTTTTTCACCAGATTGCCCCGCTCTTCTGCTCACCCTCTTAATGCTCTTACTCTGCCACACAAGAATGTAACAAAGAAAGAGCCACATGAGGCTGATGTGAGGAGGAGGCATCATATCACAAATTTGAAagcttaaagatatttttataaagtaaCCCACCCAATAACTCTTATGCATAATGTGCACTCAttcatttcatgcataaaaagcATCAAATACcttcaaatattttgcaaaaataccACCGACGTGCATTTTCATGTGCAAAAGACCTAATATCCACTTGGCAATTGGCCCCGACCCaccaactcatttatgatcctcctTGCTGGATAATGTCAGTGGCTTTTGCAAAGAAACATTTTGTTGagtattccatttatttttatgttgaaataataTCTTTGTCTTTTTATGTACTCAAGTGATGtgtaaacaaaatttttgctGTATTACTAATGGATTTCTGTGGTCCTAGTCCTTtttgttcactaactttgttacTATCAGCGGTGGGAATCTGTTTAAAACCCtacaatggttaaaaaaatattagttattgTTATGCAAGGGTAAATTAATgtaaatcaaaagcaatatttggtttaaaaaacatGGTAATGCAGTAAGTTGACTGTGGACTCGTTCTACGATAAGGTTGAGTCCAGTGGCAGGGGGCCCTGTTGAGTAGGGTCCCAAATCGGAGGGATCAGAATACCTGGGAAACTTCTCCCCTAAAAAACTCCCCCCTCTGTatggagaggtttaaaatattgttatgctACTCATAGCTAAGAACACATTTTCCTCTCAcaggcacgaaagggttaaaaaccTTCCTAAGTGGAGAATATGAGAAGAAATCCCACAGTTGAAGTGCTTGGGATAAATTCCAGGGATGTTGAAGGGGATGTAAAGGGTGTAGTATCATGAATAGGTCAAAGAAAATGACATGGTAATGATTTTTCCgctactgaattttttaaatgattagaGAATAGGCTTATATCTACATTGTGCACTCACCCCATAGTAAACTTAGTGTTCAATATAATCAagacacatatttattttaaaaaaattatacagaatTATACTTGATTTGTAAACTTATTAATTAAAACATTGATGTTAGAAAAGAACATCTATCAAAAATTCAAAGTCTTATAATATCATTTGTTGGCTAGCTGAAGTGGGGTTGAAAATTTGCTAGCAGTAATTCTGTCATGAAGAGCCTTGTGTATGCTTCACTCACCCTCACCTTCTCCTTTTTCTGTTCATGAATACATACTCCCATGCATATATAGAGATTAGAACAATATAGGTACATTTGTTGTATCCAATACCAAACTTCTTCTTCCAAAGAGTGCAAAGCTTATTGCTAAATATCGCAATTTCCATAGATTGCCACATATCTTGCAACTTGTATTATTTCCTTACAAGTAATGTTTGTGTAGCCAAATTTGTCCACTGGAATTCTTTTGTATATGCTTCTGAAAATGAGAGGTTATCATTAATTATGTGATATTCCTGGGGGAAGAAGTTGCATAAAATAGGGTGAATGATAATAAGGTCCAATAATGCTTATCAAGAGTATGATGCATATGGCCATTTTTGTAGGAACTCTGGAGGATCATTGAAGCTCCAAAGTGGGAATATTCAGTTTTGTGCTCAGAATTTGCTACTACTGCAAATTTTAGTGAAGTAATGAACCCCTTGTTTAACTACTTGGCTATATTTTGGTAAACAGGTGGTAGTATTGACTACTTTCATTACAAGAAAATAATTGACTCCTAAACAATGAGCTTAGTCATCCCCTGAGCATAAAGGGTTATAGGGTGAAAATGATGGGAtaggaaaatattatcaatatcCTAAGTATTTCAATATATAGTGCATTTTATGATACTGAGAGAAAATTCTGCCATTTGCATCACATATTGGGTTCATAGAGATGTCATTTCCCTAGGATAAAATTCCATACATAATATGGGAATGAATTCTCCCATTAAAAATAGTTTCACGCTATCTATTGCCAGGGATATATATAAAGTGGGTTCAGATTCCCTTAATACCAGAGGTGCATATGAAGAGGAGGGTACAGGGCCAAGACCTCCTTCCAACATAATGAAGAAATTATTAAGTACCTTCATCTGGATTAGTTAAACACCGAGGGCTTGATGATGGAATACTGTGGTACTTCATCATATgcataaatagtaataatttatattttaatataaaatatgggTGGGCATTACTCAAAATGAGTTAACCTTAATCATGTGCTTCTTTTCAAATTTgtaagatattaaaaatgatttttttgatatGTAATTTTGATTTGGGACAATGAAAAGTTAACATTAGGTGTTAATTCAAGAAATTTAATGCATTGAGATCAAATGTGGGAGTAGTCCATTACTCCAAACTGGAGATTAGATGAGGGAGAATTCCTTTTACCTTTCCTAAATTTTTCCTTAACTGAGAATGCTTTGCAATGACTCAAGAACTGTGCGAAACTTCCACAGAgaaattatcaccgtggctagtcccggtatacttaaaaaatgaCTCAAGAACTATCCacagttttaaaaaatccaagGAGCTGTGAATAAATCTTGATCTAACAGAGTAAGGAAAGACATAAGACTAGGATCTGTAATGCCTTACATACATTGTTTTCCaattttacattgagaaagccgctgatgaaattaaatatttagaagtGTTAAGCAATGAACACtcagattgaaaaaaatgcacaccAAGCTTGCACATGAGACCGCTATCATAGAAGAGacaaaaggaatttaaaaaatgtttttttgatgaatcaaataaaaattaataggaccagatatcagttgaaactccatgagaataaaacaaAGAACTTGGTTAGTAGATATGGAGAGATTAGATAATACTCACTCTGTTACGCAGTCAGTAAGAAATATATGTCCCATTTGTGCCAGCTCATCAACAGCACACATCTTCAGTTCATTTACTGTCATCGGCAAGAACAAGAGGCGTTCTGCAAATGAGTACATATAATAGCAATTAGGAATTAGGGACTAAATATGGATATACAGCATAGAGAATGTTTGAGTACCCCCAATGTTGAACAAGGGTTTCCTCAGAGCCGGTTCATAGTGTTTGAAGTTCATTTGCCCCTTCTCTGTGCCTTGTTTTAGTAGATGTGCGTATATTTGTGAAACAATGGGACTGCTTTCTGTGGTGGTGAACAAGAAGATTCCTCCCCTGTGGGGGTTAAATAGTAAGTTTGGACAGTAAAATTGCATCAAGTGAAGATAAAGATTCTAGCATGTAGTAATACTTACATTTTTGATAGCATGATATCTTGTATTGGATGGAATAACTCCTCAGGAATTTTTTCAGTGTGcttaaaaatgaataaactcTTCTTGCATTTAGTTAAATTGCCACGCAAGTAATCTCTCAGTTCATCCTGAGAAGGTAAAGTACAACTGcgttaaaattatatatattgatTCAAATACAAGAAGAAACAAACGCTTTAGTACCAAACACAATAGATTATATCACATATTCCTCCCATAGTGTCAGCTTGGCAatggtggaattaaaaaaaattaatttattgcagcTGAGCTCTTTCATGCGGGAAATATTTAGTAATGGATCACTTTTGAGTATCTCATGTATTGCAATCGATTATACTCCTCCAGAGTTTAGAGCTGCAGATGGATAATTCAAACATTTATTGATCCCTCCCCAGTTCTTCTCATCCATAACCTTGTTAAAGATCTAAAAAATAGGAGCTTCAATTTAATAAAGTGACGATGACGAGGCTGTAGCCAGAACAGAAATTGGGGCTAACAGAAATTGGAAGCATTTTcggatattcataaaattttattatggtATATATACCATATATATGGGATATATCCAAAAAGTCTGCCTAAGTCAACTAAGTGGAAACAATGCAGAGTGCCAGATAATGTAAAAATTCTTTAACTCATGgtaaataatggtgaaataataataaataactccaTGTCAAATGAACCAGACCCTGACATAACTGACTCAGGATTTATAAGGACCTTTCTAAGgacattcattttttgaatgaagAGATTTTAGAAAACTTTAATATCCAGGTGTCAGAAGTTTACCAActattggcaataaaaatttggcTATGACTTCTTCAGTGACGTATCGCTGAATTCATGGTTATTTTCATCCATATATTATTACTCCTTGGTATTTGataaaaagcaataattattaGTGTAACCTGAGGAACTAAAAAATTATGCCATtgccattaataaatatttccagcatAATTATAATAGAGGAATATCCCGCACTTACTGTGTATAAACTTAATTTCTCATCCTGTAAATATAGATCTTCCCCATCTAACACATTTACAAATTCAGATTTTAAGCCATTATAAAACATGCTTTCCGCCAACAGTTCACAGAAATAACTCTTTCCAGTCCCTGGTGGTCCATATAGCTCAATGATAATGGGTGAGCCGGTGCTCAGGAAACGAAAGTTCTTCTTAATTAATCGAATTGCTGGACGTATGGCCAATGGTTGTCCATgaattttggtgttcagcttccATATCATTCTACTAAGGCCTGAAATAGGGGGGAAATACATTAAAGATTAACGTCTCTGATTCCACGTGCCACCAGTTAAACACATATCTCTCCTAACTTAAGGAGATGATACAACGACTTTAAAGAAATTGAGCACTGATTTCACTTGGTCGAATATAACCTTGCAGATCATAATCTAGCTGCAGATGTTTAATTAGCCGTCAAACtccaattatttgaaattattacataataagttcaacagattcaggcttcaattggtggaagttagacatatttaagtaaataaaagatcgtagcactgtcttgtaccatatgatggctcagtgagccgaaacgcgttgtacgcattaaaaattcttgtggaaaagtgctacggtcttacatttacttaaatattacataatatgTTGTTTTGGAATAAGCATcgctaaaatatcaaatattacaaTGCAGCATTCCATGCTTACTTGTACGGAAGTCAATGGCGTCTGGCTTACAGCCTATAAAATCATCCGTTGTGGTTGTAATGGTTGGAGGACCCTTTTCTAGATAGTGCATGCACATTAACCATGTCCAGTACAGAGTCATGAACCAGTTAAGGAACATAGCTAATCGCATAATTCCCACTCGAATGTTCATCTTTAGAATAATGAAATGCAAATCACAGCAAGATTTTCAAACGAAAGCTAGCAACATCACCTCTTCTACCAAGCTAGTTCTGAGCAATCCAAGAAACAATTGAGCAATGGTAATCTCGTGAATAACTCGTTATATGGCTGGTTAAAATTAAGGGCGGTGAAAACACGCatgactttaattttcacaatcgGAAAAGGAgcaatggaattattttcaatgaGGTCGTGAATCTTGAGAGAGAGCATATTTTTTTGGACAGGAGGGGGAAGTGAATAAAATTTCTCAGAAATGTCATATGAAGGGTTGAAAATGCTTGTTAATCGGGAAATAAAAAGCTGGAAACTAGATAAACTCATTTTTTATTGAAGGCGTCTGCGCtataatttcctaaattttatacAGGAATCTCTTCATGCGAAAAGGTTTTAGGGTTAATTATGGGAGACTATCTACCATTCCCTCCAACTTCTTCCGAAGTCAATGATCCTGTGGAAGATTTAATTTGCGCACCTATGCTTGTTAGTGTGCATAAGTTTTGGagtagttaattaattattgcaTAGTTTTCACTTCTGGATGGAGATGAATTTTTAAGCTTTTTCGTGACTGCTGCTGTTCTCGTCCGGTAGGAATATCACAATTTATGGTACCTATTTTCCTTTCCATGAGATTTTGCACACCGAAAGGTTGCAGATACCCATTATAAACCAAAGTTGCTTCTAAATAACATCACATTTTTAGCTctattcagaaaatttttaaaatacgagtTATTTTGTGCTTTAAAGTTTAATAGCGAAATACGTAGCTtccacaataataattattaagcaGGAAATGTTTAAAATGAGAGGTCTTGAACGTAAACTAGAAGGGGATGTGGATATCTGCTGTTTCTGAAGGTGAATATCATAAAAGCCAAATCTACCAAGAGAATGCAATTAAGAAAAAtctcccttaaaaaaacgagtcGGGCGGAGATCAACCTATTCCGCCATAACATTTAGTTGGTGAGAGGTCAAATTCTCCCGCCGAAACATTGATTTGGCGGGAGATCAACTTCACCCGCCAAAAATCGATTTGGCGGGAATTTAATGCGCTAAAACGAGAGCAAAAAGCCAAGGAAGGCGATATGAATAGATTGGTTAAGTAATAAATCACAggatgaagtttatttttcaaaacaggcCTTGGTTTATCTCTATGATTGCGTGAAAGTTCTTTCACTTCCGCAGTCCAACACATATTCCTTAGGGTGACTAacctttgcaatattttcaaataattggagttttattgagattttaaaaataacttgataCATATAAtgatgtttaaaatatatttctggaCCTTAGAGCAAAGGATAAATTAAGCGCTTACAGCACCACCTACGAGAAACGAGCGATCTACATGGCTGTCGAAACCTCTTTTCTGCACTCGGTTaagtttttataataaaatagggTGGCGGTGAATTTAATCCGCATATTCAACCATAAATTATTGCTAAGAACATAACCCTCTACATTCTCATGCTCACACTATTACTCCTCTTACTTTTCTCATCCTCACGTAATAATCGTTTTCAATTATAAACGTTTATATCCTTTTACCATAAACATTTCATTTCTGGGCCTTGCATAGATATTGAATAAAAACTATGTTGATGCCCAATAAGTTCGCATATGTCGTCTGCAAACATAAAACACCGACTGAATCTCGGCGATGCCGAAATCTTTCAGACATCGAACAGGATCTCACCGCGCAACCGCTCGGGGGCGTACATAGTGGCACGGTCATTTTCTCTTTCCGGTTTGTCTTTGAAACCTACGGAAAAACTCCTTTACCGGTCGGCTGAGAGATACAGGCGATGGTCCCGGAATGATACAGAACATAACAACGATCGACAATGTGTTTTATGGTCTCTCAAGATAGGATTCATCCAGGGTATCCTATCACCTTCCACTGAAATAAAGTACTTCGGTCGAAATGTGGAAGAAATCAATTGATTTACGCCCTTCATTTGAGTTCATTAGACTTTAGGTCAAGCATATCATTCTTTGTTCTCCTAGGCGTTGTGCTTAATAAAATACCCGAGGAAAACATCCCAAAGGTCTTCAAAGATCTCTGGGTGTGTCAGGTTCTCTTTTGTCATCTCACaaccttattttattatttttatattatatttttacattgattgtGTGTCGTAAAAACAACTAATGAAAGcgttgaattttataattgcaaaaaaaacttcgatTCAAATAATATAAGTCTTCCTTATACTAcccctttcatatacgcttcacgatggACGCGAGCGTTACGGGCcacagccgacctggccagaccgcccctgaatcAGAAGAAGAAATGATGGATGGATAATGTTTGCTTGGGTTCCCTTTCGATGACCTACCGCAACTACTCCTAAGTCTGCTGTCTCCCCTCTACATTGCTTGCAGGCAAATGTCCTCATTTACCTTTCATAGGGAGAACCGGAGGTAGAATATCTAAAAGTTATCGCGGCGGTATCTCTTGCATAGGATTTAATTCGTGAGAAAGACACTCAATTGAACTATTCCCCCTTGTTGAATTAAAAATCAAACCAATATTTTTCACCATCACATTCCTTAAAGATTTTCTTCCAGATGTCACTTAAATTATAGTGTGTCGAAAGCAGTAGCAGTCCGGAACgctattttttctttctcctcctctACC comes from Ischnura elegans chromosome X, ioIscEleg1.1, whole genome shotgun sequence and encodes:
- the LOC124171689 gene encoding torsin-1A-like — translated: MNIRVGIMRLAMFLNWFMTLYWTWLMCMHYLEKGPPTITTTTDDFIGCKPDAIDFRTSLSRMIWKLNTKIHGQPLAIRPAIRLIKKNFRFLSTGSPIIIELYGPPGTGKSYFCELLAESMFYNGLKSEFVNVLDGEDLYLQDEKLSLYTDELRDYLRGNLTKCKKSLFIFKHTEKIPEELFHPIQDIMLSKMGGIFLFTTTESSPIVSQIYAHLLKQGTEKGQMNFKHYEPALRKPLFNIGERLLFLPMTVNELKMCAVDELAQMGHIFLTDCVTESIYKRIPVDKFGYTNITCKEIIQVARYVAIYGNCDI